The DNA window CGTAGGGTCCGCCGTCGATCACCCCGATGCCCACCAGACGGTAATCCGGCAGCAGGATGTTCTCCCGGTGTGCCTCGCTGGTCATCAGGGCCTCATGCGCCTCCCGGATGGTGGCGGCGTAGGCGATGTTCTCACCGACCAGGCGCACGCGCACTCCCCGCCGCAACACTCGTTGCTGCGGCCCCAGGCCGCTGCGGTCCACGTGGGAGAGGTAGCCGAAGGCGACCATCTCCAGGCCGTGGGCGCGGGCCACGCTGCGGATGGTGGCGTGAGGCATGAGCGGGGCCAGCCCCGCGGCTGCACGCTCATTGTTGAC is part of the Armatimonadota bacterium genome and encodes:
- a CDS encoding CAP domain-containing protein, giving the protein MWRPVSLLVLVAAAATFINPAPILSPDPVVLGAPTAWATYPLPFRTTAAQSSWEREVTMLNLVNNERAAAGLAPLMPHATIRSVARAHGLEMVAFGYLSHVDRSGLGPQQRVLRRGVRVRLVGENIAYAATIREAHEALMTSEAHRENILLPDYRLVGIGVIDGGPYGVVVVENFGD